One Lucilia cuprina isolate Lc7/37 chromosome 4, ASM2204524v1, whole genome shotgun sequence DNA segment encodes these proteins:
- the LOC111678591 gene encoding transmembrane protein 60 encodes MTLAHRALFTWFIVLVFLILLCLRLDPRTHWNWFLVFIPLWVFDGILIIYVIIKIIRKWRNLKRLKELLIYYQWYIGGVLLKIASQLMICLTLEYPELEISIFVTMIPIWILLSASIVYVFGRLNNIESW; translated from the coding sequence ATGACTTTAGCTCATCGAGCACTGTTTACCTGGTTCATTGTTTTGGTGTTTTTAATATTACTCTGTTTACGTCTCGATCCACGTACTCATTGGAATTGGTTTCTGGTATTTATACCCCTATGGGTATTCGATGGCATTCTCATTATCTACgtcattataaaaattatacgcAAGTGGCGAAATCTCAAGCGTCTTAAGGAACTACTCATCTATTACCAGTGGTACATTGGTGgtgttttacttaaaattgcATCCCAGCTAATGATATGTCTGACGCTGGAGTATCCTGAACTCGAAATATCGATATTTGTAACAATGATTCCCATTTGGATTCTATTGTCGGCCTCAATTGTTTACGTTTTTGGTCGTCTGAATAACATTGAATCGTGGTGA
- the LOC111678589 gene encoding transcriptional regulator ATRX homolog, with amino-acid sequence MSLVAYDASSDEESDYEDEAPKAIVIEKPTKAPVVPQQPEKLAASNGHISDDEDDFLPTPVENEKDFVNNLSTLLPKPKNNANLADILESFAKPTFNALPTPKAITTQTDIEEEDDEFLHKKPNEEIIEKPNKNNDVKKLPVKITIPSLKNFKDVEKEMADKAKNKSSINPTRTSSTSGLLSILPKAKSEQNFAKCTNSSGADNINQNTTKCEKPIMPAFVPDTVKHRRPATNTEDVDRLKSTKKKHHPNQAKQISAPSHKTAESDESGDEDNNTDAATGDFFSFNTDQSLPEVSVNEINALVAKKAAKIVETTANYLKSTNNQNANGVEEMQIDEQELAASRKRYHQDQQLHPEALQALAGSSTKRRRQQQSDIQVIDINSSQVLPNKDEWMRTALASSTTYQPTGVLVDEEPATGTRRKHQITYLAHKAKANEAELQAMWSANRQNRRATQSKYGF; translated from the coding sequence atgtCTTTGGTAGCTTATGATGCTAGCAGTGATGAGGAATCAGATTATGAAGATGAAGCCCCCAAAGCTATTGTTATAGAAAAACCTACAAAAGCTCCAGTAGTGCCACAACAACCAGAAAAGTTAGCTGCTAGCAATGGTCACATAAGTGACGATGAAGATGATTTTCTTCCCACTCCAGTGGAAAATGAAAAGGATTTTGTTAATAATCTATCAACACTCCTCCCCAAACCTAAAAATAATGCCAATCTGGCAGATATTTTGGAAAGTTTTGCCAAACCTACATTCAATGCGTTGCCCACACCAAAAGCAATTACCACACAAACGGATATTGAAGAAGAGGACGATGAATTTCTGCATAAAAAACCAAATgaggaaattattgaaaaacccAACAAAAATAATGACGTCAAAAAATTGCCTGTAAAAATAACTATACCatctttgaaaaatttcaaagatGTGGAAAAGGAAATGGCAGATAAGGCTAAAAACAAAAGTTCTATAAATCCCACAAGAACTTCTAGCACATCAGGTCTTCTAAGTATACTGCCAAAGGCAAAGTCAGAGCAAAATTTCGCCAAATGTACCAACAGTTCAGGGGCTGATAACATAAATCAAAATACTACTAAATGCGAAAAGCCTATCATGCCTGCTTTTGTACCTGATACTGTGAAACACAGGCGACCTGCTACAAATACAGAAGATGTTGACAGACTCAAGTCTACGAAAAAGAAACATCATCCTAATCAAGCAAAACAAATTTCTGCTCCAAGTCACAAAACTGCTGAAAGCGATGAGAGTGGTGATGAAGATAACAACACTGACGCCGCCACTGGTGACTTTTTCTCCTTTAACACTGATCAAAGCCTACCGGAAGTATCAGTCAATGAAATTAATGCCCTTGTAGCCAAGAAAGCAGCAAAGATTGTAGAAACTACGGCCAACTATCTAAAATCAACTAACAATCAAAATGCAAATGGAGTGGAGGAAATGCAAATTGATGAACAAGAACTGGCTGCTTCAAGAAAACGTTATCACCAAGATCAGCAATTACATCCAGAAGCTTTACAGGCGCTGGCTGGTAGCAGCACAAAGAGAAGGCGCCAACAACAGTCTGACATACAAGTCATCGATATAAATAGTTCACAAGTATTGCCCAATAAAGACGAATGGATGCGCACTGCTTTGGCTTCATCAACAACATACCAACCTACTGGTGTTTTAGTTGACGAGGAGCCTGCTACGGGTACTAGACGTAAACATCAAATTACATATTTGGCTCATAAGGCCAAAGCGAATGAAGCCGAATTGCAGGCGATGTGGTCTGCGAATCGTCAAAATAGAAGAGCAACTCAGAGCAAATAtggattttaa